Proteins encoded within one genomic window of Bacillus sp. 1NLA3E:
- a CDS encoding YkuJ family protein, producing the protein MSQLQGILTRLKNLQDQANGGEPAQRFFEVNGERKCQVTYNPKTATYELEVYNEKEKPKRYQFDNVDMIAIEIFDLIQ; encoded by the coding sequence GTGTCACAGCTACAAGGAATTTTAACTCGGTTAAAAAACCTCCAAGATCAAGCTAATGGAGGGGAACCAGCACAACGCTTTTTTGAGGTGAATGGCGAAAGAAAATGCCAGGTTACATACAATCCAAAAACAGCTACCTATGAATTAGAAGTATACAATGAAAAAGAGAAGCCGAAACGATATCAGTTTGATAACGTTGATATGATTGCTATTGAAATTTTTGACTTGATTCAATAA
- a CDS encoding MBL fold metallo-hydrolase, with product MSKPVKLGENFYLIDDYDLKQPDRTGTYVLVEEELTIIETSASPSIPYLLQGLKDLQISPIDIKYIIVTHIHLDHAGGAGLMLEHCPNAKVIVHPKGERHLADPSRLIAGAQAVYGEKFSELFDPILPIPSDRLISMHDQSKLKISPKCTLRFFDTPGHANHHLSIYYPNVNGMFSGDTVGVFYPQLYRDGIELYLPSTSPNQFDPDKMRNSISMFENMNLDSIYFGHFGMSRSPQEVYRQVRLWLNIFIDAARLAFQEHTQFNDRVQLTEQILSQKISEYLTSNGISSDHPVYEVLTIDINVCSMGLIDYLERQARK from the coding sequence TTGTCAAAACCAGTAAAATTAGGGGAGAATTTTTACCTGATTGACGATTATGATTTAAAACAGCCTGATCGAACAGGAACGTACGTTTTAGTCGAAGAAGAATTAACCATCATCGAAACCTCCGCTAGTCCATCAATTCCCTATTTGCTTCAAGGGTTAAAAGATTTACAAATATCGCCCATAGATATCAAGTATATTATCGTTACCCATATTCATTTGGACCATGCCGGGGGCGCCGGGCTTATGCTTGAACACTGCCCAAATGCAAAAGTCATTGTTCATCCAAAAGGGGAAAGACACCTTGCCGACCCTTCAAGACTGATTGCCGGTGCGCAAGCTGTATATGGTGAGAAATTCTCTGAACTATTTGATCCGATTCTTCCCATTCCTTCAGACCGACTTATCAGCATGCATGATCAAAGCAAACTAAAAATTAGTCCAAAGTGTACACTTAGATTTTTTGATACACCTGGCCATGCAAATCATCATCTCAGTATTTATTACCCAAATGTCAATGGGATGTTTAGTGGAGATACAGTTGGAGTTTTTTATCCACAACTTTATCGTGATGGTATTGAACTATATTTACCTTCAACTTCTCCTAATCAATTTGATCCAGACAAAATGCGTAATTCCATTTCTATGTTTGAAAATATGAACTTAGACTCCATTTACTTTGGTCATTTTGGAATGTCTCGGTCTCCACAGGAAGTTTACAGACAAGTTAGGTTGTGGTTAAATATTTTCATAGACGCAGCACGGCTTGCATTCCAAGAACATACTCAATTCAATGATCGAGTTCAATTAACCGAGCAAATACTTTCCCAGAAAATATCCGAATACTTAACTTCAAATGGGATATCCTCGGATCACCCAGTATATGAAGTCCTTACTATAGACATAAATGTTTGTTCAATGGGATTAATCGATTACCTCGAACGGCAAGCAAGGAAATAA
- a CDS encoding MDR family MFS transporter, producing MEDAYKEQWAKKTVQKQTKRPLVLAAIMLAMFMGAIEATIVSTAMPDIVSDLGGFSLYSWVFSGYLLMNSVTVLIYGKLSDLFGRKPILTFGIIFFLIGSILCGFANSMKMLILFRFIQGFGAGAVMPIATTIVGDIYSTEERAKVQGYLASVWGISAVSGPVLGGFLVQFVSWRFVFWINIPLGLLSLVGLWMFLHEKIEKRKREIDYFGAGLLSIAIFTLMIVLVQGGTNWKWSSMPAISFFGVSMLAILLFVWQEKRSAEPVMPFSIWKERSILIANVASLITGVMLIGISSFLPAFVQGVMEQSPIVAGFTLTTMSIGWPIASTASGKLMIKYGFRNTSIIGGVSLILGSIMFIALTPELGPLWAAVGSFFIGIGMGLTSTAFIVLIQSTVGWEQRGIATAANMFMRNLGNTVGAALLGGILNSQLYAHLKSSPATEKMTIDSVNILLNENERNHLSLKVRLILQEGLTSALHSVYLVVFLLATSSFILVMFLPKKATANE from the coding sequence ATGGAAGATGCCTACAAGGAGCAATGGGCAAAAAAGACGGTGCAAAAGCAAACGAAACGTCCACTTGTCTTAGCTGCTATTATGTTGGCGATGTTTATGGGGGCAATTGAAGCAACGATTGTTTCTACTGCGATGCCCGATATCGTCTCTGATTTAGGTGGCTTTTCATTGTATAGCTGGGTGTTTTCGGGGTATTTGCTAATGAATTCTGTAACCGTACTTATTTACGGAAAATTATCAGATTTATTTGGTAGAAAACCGATTTTGACATTCGGTATCATTTTCTTTTTAATCGGCTCGATTCTTTGTGGTTTTGCCAATTCTATGAAAATGCTCATATTATTTCGCTTTATTCAAGGTTTTGGTGCAGGAGCAGTCATGCCGATTGCCACTACCATTGTTGGAGATATTTATTCAACAGAGGAAAGAGCAAAGGTTCAAGGTTACCTTGCAAGTGTATGGGGGATTTCAGCCGTCTCGGGTCCAGTACTAGGTGGATTTCTCGTTCAATTTGTAAGTTGGAGGTTTGTGTTTTGGATAAATATTCCGCTAGGGCTTTTGTCCTTAGTTGGTCTTTGGATGTTTCTTCATGAAAAAATTGAGAAGAGGAAGCGGGAAATTGACTACTTTGGTGCTGGTTTATTATCCATCGCAATTTTCACTTTAATGATTGTTTTGGTACAGGGAGGGACGAACTGGAAGTGGTCCTCCATGCCCGCTATTAGTTTTTTCGGTGTAAGTATGTTAGCAATTCTTTTGTTTGTTTGGCAGGAAAAGCGATCAGCAGAACCGGTGATGCCATTTTCAATCTGGAAGGAACGCTCAATTTTAATCGCCAACGTGGCTTCGTTAATCACAGGAGTTATGTTAATTGGTATATCAAGCTTTCTGCCTGCTTTTGTACAAGGGGTTATGGAGCAATCTCCAATCGTTGCTGGATTTACCCTAACAACTATGTCTATCGGGTGGCCAATTGCTTCAACAGCTTCTGGAAAACTTATGATAAAGTACGGCTTTAGGAACACCTCGATTATCGGTGGAGTATCTCTTATTCTTGGCAGCATTATGTTTATTGCGTTAACTCCTGAGCTCGGACCACTCTGGGCTGCTGTAGGTTCATTTTTTATTGGGATTGGAATGGGGTTAACAAGTACGGCTTTTATTGTCTTGATCCAAAGTACAGTGGGCTGGGAGCAACGTGGAATTGCCACAGCAGCGAATATGTTTATGAGAAATCTGGGGAATACCGTAGGAGCAGCATTACTTGGTGGGATATTAAACAGTCAACTATATGCTCATTTAAAAAGCTCACCAGCAACTGAAAAGATGACAATTGATTCAGTCAATATTTTATTGAATGAAAATGAAAGAAACCATTTGTCCCTGAAAGTTAGGCTCATTCTCCAGGAAGGTTTGACTTCCGCACTTCACTCGGTCTATTTAGTTGTTTTTCTATTAGCTACTTCTAGTTTTATTTTGGTTATGTTCCTACCTAAGAAAGCAACAGCTAATGAATAG
- the cbpB gene encoding cyclic-di-AMP-binding protein CbpB, whose product MIRLQGGGFSEYTVKDLMIPSERVAHVQIGNNLEHALLVLTKSGYSAIPVLDPTYKLHGLISTPIIMEAILGLERIEFEKLEQIRVEEIMIKDTPTLTIESSPQSSLSLLVDHPFLCVEDGHGVFEGILTRRAVLLQLNKFVQIISKK is encoded by the coding sequence ATGATAAGACTTCAAGGTGGGGGATTTTCAGAGTACACAGTGAAAGATTTGATGATACCTTCTGAACGGGTTGCTCATGTACAAATCGGAAATAATCTGGAACATGCATTATTAGTCTTAACTAAAAGTGGCTATTCAGCTATTCCAGTTTTAGATCCTACCTACAAGTTACATGGATTAATCAGTACACCAATTATTATGGAGGCAATTCTAGGTCTAGAACGCATTGAGTTTGAAAAGTTAGAGCAGATACGGGTTGAAGAAATCATGATTAAAGACACACCAACATTGACTATTGAATCTTCCCCTCAATCAAGTTTATCTCTTTTAGTGGATCATCCCTTTTTATGTGTTGAGGATGGCCATGGCGTCTTTGAAGGAATTTTAACGAGAAGAGCAGTGCTTCTACAACTAAATAAATTTGTACAAATAATTAGTAAAAAATAG